The proteins below are encoded in one region of Lactuca sativa cultivar Salinas chromosome 3, Lsat_Salinas_v11, whole genome shotgun sequence:
- the LOC111898508 gene encoding UDP-glucosyl transferase 73B2, with the protein MENETQIKKRKLQITTMEVTGEIFVVPFFGQGHLFPAMELCKNISAHNFNVTLIIPSHLSSSIPSTFSNHSPLIHVTDISVTASPPPETADEPGSEKEVQSSGRRGNPLQEQNLQMGKGIKSFLSTRSGVRPTCVVIDNMMSWCKEIFVDHEIPVVSFSTSGATASAMGYGMWKAEVENMKPGEIREIPGLPKEMSVTFSDLSRGQRVRPQRRSRPPGDHAKPDGHTGPPNRMRPHGPRGGGGGGGSAGPGQKPRWVDEVKGSAALLINTCENLEHVFIEYMAEQTKLPVWGVGPLLPEQFWKSAGELLHDHEMRSNHKSNYTEDEVVQWLESKPHGSVIYISFGSEVGPSIEEYKELAKALEESEQPFIWVIQPGSGKSGIPRSFLGAAAITDDSEEEEGYYPEGLDVAVGNRGLIITGWAPQLLILSHPSTGGFLSHCGWNSTVEAIGRGVPILGWPIRGDQFDNAKLVAYHLKIGFVMSRGDSDNVRPGKFKKDDIAAGIEKLMSDEKVHKQVKELSKEFEGGFPASSVKALGAFVEFVSQKAT; encoded by the coding sequence ATGGAGAACGAAACCCAAATCAAGAAGAGAAAGCTTCAAATTACAACAATGGAAGTAACCGGTGAGATTTTTGTAGTTCCATTCTTTGGTCAAGGTCATCTCTTTCCAGCTATGGAGCTCTGCAAGAACATCTCTGCTCATAATTTCAATGTTACCCTCATCATCCCTTCTCATCTTTCTTCATCCATTCCCTCCACGTTTTCTAACCACTCCCCCTTAATTCATGTTACTGACATCTCCGTCACCGCTTCGCCACCACCGGAGACCGCCGACGAACCCGGATCTGAAAAAGAGGTTCAGTCATCTGGTCGTAGGGGAAACCCGCTTCAAGAGCAGAATCTGCAGATGGGTAAGGGAATCAAGTCGTTTCTATCCACAAGATCCGGAGTGCGACCCACGTGTGTCGTGATTGACAACATGATGAGCTGGTGCAAAGAGATTTTCGTAGATCATGAAATTCCGGTGGTGTCGTTCTCAACTTCCGGCGCAACCGCATCCGCCATGGGCTACGGAATGTGGAAGGCCGAGGTAGAAAATATGAAGCCCGGTGAGATCCGAGAGATCCCCGGGTTGCCTAAAGAAATGTCTGTGACTTTTTCGGATCTTAGCAGAGGTCAGAGAGTAAGGCCTCAAAGGCGGAGCCGGCCACCCGGTGATCACGCGAAACCAGATGGACACACTGGACCACCAAATAGGATGAGGCCCCATGGGCCaagaggtggaggtggtggtggtggttcggCTGGACCGGGTCAGAAGCCACGTTGGGTGGACGAGGTGAAGGGCTCGGCGGCGTTGCTCATCAACACTTGTGAAAATCTAGAGCATGTATTCATCGAATACATGGCCGAACAAACCAAGCTTCCAGTCTGGGGCGTTGGGCCGCTTCTACCTGAACAGTTCTGGAAATCAGCCGGCGAACTCCTCCATGATCATGAGATGAGATCGAACCACAAATCCAATTACACAGAAGATGAGGTGGTCCAGTGGTTGGAATCAAAACCACATGGATCCGTAATCTACATATCGTTTGGGAGTGAAGTTGGACCCTCAATTGAAGAGTACAAAGAACTAGCGAAAGCGTTGGAAGAATCCGAGCAGCCTTTCATCTGGGTGATCCAACCTGGTTCAGGTAAATCCGGCATCCCCCGTTCTTTCTTAGGGGCGGCGGCTATCACAGACGACAGCGAAGAAGAGGAAGGGTATTATCCAGAGGGCTTAGACGTGGCAGTTGGTAACAGGGGTTTAATCATCACTGGATGGGCACCACAGCTCTTGATTCTGAGCCACCCATCTACCGGCGGCTTCTTATCTCATTGCGGGTGGAACTCGACGGTGGAGGCAATAGGGCGAGGGGTCCCGATCTTGGGATGGCCGATTCGTGGCGATCAGTTTGATAATGCGAAGTTGGTGGCCTACCATCTTAAGATAGGGTTCGTGATGTCACGTGGTGATAGTGACAATGTAAGGCCAGGAAAGTTTAAAAAGGATGACATAGCAGCAGGAATCGAGAAACTGATGAGTGATGAAAAGGTGCACAAACAGGTGAAGGAACTTAGCAAAGAATTCGAGGGTGGTTTTCCGGCGAGTTCAGTGAAAGCATTAGGTGCTTTTGTGGAGTTTGTTAGCCAAAAAGCAACCTGA